In Caldisphaera lagunensis DSM 15908, a single genomic region encodes these proteins:
- a CDS encoding Glu/Leu/Phe/Val family dehydrogenase encodes MATSKDPYLEAKKQLRSAVDILGYSDEIYEMLSTPERIVQVKIPVKMDDGKLKIFTGWRVQHNSALGPYKGGVRYHPETNLSEVMALAMWMTWKNSLADIPYGGAKGGIQVDPFQLSPRELETLSRKYFAGISKFVGVDLDVPAPDVNTNPQTMAWFVDEYSNRNDAQLFGVVTGKPLELGGLQTRIFSTGLGVATVAKQAAKKIFGSIEGRTVAVQGFGNVGFYTAKFLNEMGAKVIAISDVKGGIYSSKGFDADEIKATISKKGSMFVTDYPNYEKKISNEELLQLNVDILVPAAIENVITEENVSKIKAKLIVEGANGPTAPEAEEYLTKKGVVIVPDTLANSGGVIMSHIEWVNNRMGGWITEDEARNRLIQKMENNLDMIWNFWENKLDHEKYNLRMAAYGIAVDKVVRAMKLRGWI; translated from the coding sequence ATGGCAACGAGTAAGGACCCTTATTTAGAGGCAAAGAAGCAGCTTAGAAGCGCTGTAGATATTCTTGGTTATAGTGATGAAATTTATGAAATGTTGTCAACCCCAGAAAGAATAGTTCAAGTTAAAATACCAGTAAAGATGGATGATGGAAAATTAAAAATATTTACTGGATGGAGAGTTCAACACAATAGTGCTCTAGGCCCCTATAAGGGAGGGGTTAGATATCATCCAGAAACAAATCTTAGCGAAGTAATGGCACTAGCAATGTGGATGACATGGAAAAACTCTCTAGCAGATATACCATATGGAGGGGCTAAAGGTGGAATACAAGTAGATCCATTCCAACTAAGTCCAAGAGAACTTGAAACACTATCAAGAAAGTATTTCGCTGGCATAAGCAAGTTTGTTGGTGTTGATTTGGATGTGCCTGCACCAGATGTAAATACAAATCCACAAACTATGGCCTGGTTTGTTGATGAGTACTCAAATAGAAACGATGCTCAATTATTTGGTGTGGTTACCGGTAAGCCATTGGAATTGGGAGGATTACAAACAAGGATTTTCTCAACAGGTTTGGGGGTTGCAACTGTTGCTAAACAGGCAGCTAAGAAAATATTTGGATCAATTGAAGGAAGAACTGTAGCAGTTCAAGGATTTGGTAATGTTGGTTTTTATACAGCTAAGTTTTTAAATGAAATGGGAGCTAAAGTTATAGCTATTTCAGACGTTAAGGGAGGAATTTATAGCAGCAAGGGATTCGATGCTGATGAAATAAAGGCAACAATTAGCAAGAAAGGAAGCATGTTTGTTACAGACTATCCAAATTATGAGAAAAAGATAAGCAATGAAGAACTCTTGCAACTTAATGTAGATATATTAGTTCCAGCTGCAATTGAAAATGTTATAACAGAAGAGAATGTATCAAAAATAAAGGCAAAATTAATTGTTGAAGGAGCTAATGGTCCAACTGCGCCTGAAGCAGAGGAATACTTAACAAAGAAGGGAGTAGTAATAGTTCCGGATACTCTAGCCAATAGTGGAGGAGTAATTATGAGTCACATTGAATGGGTAAACAATAGAATGGGTGGATGGATAACAGAAGATGAAGCAAGAAACAGATTAATACAAAAGATGGAAAACAATCTAGATATGATTTGGAATTTCTGGGAAAACAAATTAGACCATGAGAAATATAATTTAAGGATGGCTGCCTACGGCATTGCAGTAGATAAAGTAGTTAGAGCTATGAAACTAAGAGGCTGGATTTAA
- a CDS encoding ABC transporter substrate-binding protein, protein MSRKDRSLSKGALYGIIIVIIVVIIVGGVAAYYATKKPITTTTTTSTTTTTTTSITSTTPTTFSTLSPVATSTYASVAGTPINFVLSSFTPSSNRYALFYAGNGKIINTTSQYVNITYNYPGHYLVYYNVYQSGSLIGSSLSNLIEITVAPNVPSSLSDLVTVPTITFNITRNPTAPIFSTGETVYLSGGFLQPPSGQNMTIYEYVWNFGNGQTMTVMANQTTLLPEENPVNVTYSSPGLYAVSLTVITKNVSSGKTYNYTTYQTIAVSSSTSPFAIYSSNLQVPNPGSIIVSENVPGGPYSFDPDIDYESVGFEVISNIFATLLVYNGSSTTSFIPVAAEYIPTQQNGGINSNYTEYTFKIRPGLYFSNGDPLTAYDVWYSLIRDMLFSGGSPGTPGWILTQYLIPNYTPFTFVITAPNDTQGFEEIMNAITYNNQTNTVTFHLYKPTAPQFLFTALADPLGAGILDAKWLEQIGAGINFTPAGFYSYQQQANEGNYNTQVQWNPISSGPYMIKSYTPGESVVLSPNPYWPTNISYIPKPNDTVIIYWVKDPNTAYEMFASGQADIVTGLPSNYIPLVEQLESKGQASLYEFPTLSEFFFTFVDNISQSALHSLNPSYHIPSYYFANPLVREAFAYAFNYTQYLNDIVGNVKYHFDFASPYCGVIIPGLPYYIPPTELTGCPTFNLTYAKQLMEESGYYNISVYFPIIVSSGDTVDFTAASMWAQALHDMDPNINAVPLYVPFSTIISYEVPGENPMPIYYLGWIADYPLASDFVNAMYETGGTYPGPNGWNVSYFANLSKYYASQGNTFLAQLYANESNEYAELNNLIIMADNAALVGNTTEAAQLYKQAEQIAINLYFYVYTQMPNAYWVIKPYMHGFNNQISYEENPMIGGAADSLYYWWVKG, encoded by the coding sequence TTGAGTAGGAAAGATAGATCCTTGTCTAAAGGCGCGTTATATGGAATAATAATCGTAATTATCGTGGTAATAATCGTTGGAGGAGTAGCAGCATATTATGCAACTAAAAAGCCTATAACTACAACCACAACTACCTCAACAACTACAACAACAACTACATCCATAACCTCAACAACTCCAACAACATTTTCAACATTAAGTCCAGTTGCAACATCAACATATGCATCAGTAGCAGGAACACCAATTAACTTTGTATTATCATCATTTACCCCATCAAGCAATAGATATGCATTATTCTATGCAGGTAATGGGAAAATAATAAACACAACATCACAATACGTTAATATAACCTATAATTATCCAGGTCATTATTTAGTTTATTATAATGTATATCAAAGCGGTTCATTAATAGGATCTTCATTAAGTAATTTAATAGAAATAACAGTAGCACCAAATGTACCATCAAGCCTATCAGATTTAGTTACAGTTCCAACAATTACATTTAACATAACAAGAAATCCAACAGCACCAATTTTCTCAACAGGTGAAACAGTTTATTTATCAGGAGGATTTTTGCAACCACCATCTGGTCAAAACATGACAATATATGAATATGTATGGAACTTTGGTAATGGTCAAACAATGACTGTTATGGCAAACCAAACAACATTATTACCTGAAGAAAACCCAGTTAATGTAACTTATTCTTCACCAGGATTATATGCTGTATCATTAACAGTAATAACTAAAAACGTTTCATCTGGGAAAACATATAACTATACAACATATCAAACTATTGCAGTATCATCATCTACTTCACCATTTGCAATATATTCATCAAACTTGCAAGTACCTAACCCAGGTTCTATAATTGTTTCAGAAAATGTTCCAGGAGGTCCATACAGCTTTGATCCAGATATAGACTATGAATCTGTAGGTTTTGAGGTTATATCAAATATATTTGCAACGTTACTTGTATACAATGGTTCTTCAACTACTTCATTCATTCCAGTCGCAGCTGAATACATACCAACACAACAGAATGGTGGCATAAACTCCAACTATACTGAATATACATTTAAAATAAGACCTGGTTTGTATTTCTCTAATGGAGATCCATTAACAGCATATGATGTATGGTATTCATTGATAAGAGATATGTTATTCTCAGGAGGATCACCAGGTACACCAGGTTGGATATTAACACAGTACCTTATACCAAATTATACACCATTTACTTTTGTTATAACTGCACCAAATGATACACAAGGATTTGAAGAAATAATGAATGCAATAACTTATAATAATCAAACAAATACAGTAACTTTCCATCTATATAAACCAACAGCTCCACAATTCTTATTTACTGCATTAGCTGATCCATTAGGTGCTGGTATATTGGATGCTAAATGGTTAGAACAAATAGGGGCAGGAATTAATTTCACGCCAGCTGGATTTTATTCATATCAACAACAAGCAAATGAAGGTAATTATAATACACAAGTACAATGGAACCCAATATCATCTGGACCATACATGATCAAATCTTATACCCCTGGAGAAAGCGTTGTTTTATCACCAAATCCATATTGGCCTACAAATATTTCATACATACCAAAACCAAATGATACTGTTATAATATATTGGGTTAAAGATCCAAACACTGCATATGAAATGTTTGCATCTGGACAAGCTGATATAGTAACTGGTTTACCATCTAACTATATACCCTTAGTTGAGCAATTAGAAAGCAAAGGACAGGCATCATTATATGAATTCCCAACGTTATCAGAATTTTTCTTCACGTTTGTCGATAACATATCACAATCAGCATTACATAGCCTAAACCCATCTTATCATATTCCATCATATTACTTCGCAAACCCATTGGTTAGAGAGGCATTTGCATATGCATTTAACTATACACAATACCTAAATGATATAGTAGGTAATGTTAAATATCACTTTGACTTTGCAAGTCCCTATTGTGGAGTTATAATACCTGGTTTACCATATTACATTCCACCAACAGAGCTAACAGGTTGCCCAACATTTAACTTAACATATGCAAAACAATTAATGGAAGAATCTGGATATTATAACATATCAGTATACTTCCCAATAATTGTATCAAGTGGTGATACAGTTGATTTCACGGCAGCATCAATGTGGGCACAAGCATTGCATGATATGGATCCAAACATAAATGCTGTTCCCTTATATGTACCATTCTCAACTATAATATCATATGAGGTTCCAGGAGAAAATCCAATGCCAATATACTATCTAGGTTGGATAGCTGATTATCCATTAGCAAGCGACTTTGTTAATGCTATGTACGAAACAGGAGGTACCTATCCTGGACCAAATGGATGGAATGTATCATATTTTGCTAATCTAAGCAAATATTATGCTTCACAAGGAAATACATTCTTAGCACAATTATATGCTAATGAGTCTAATGAATATGCTGAATTAAATAATTTAATAATAATGGCTGATAATGCAGCTTTAGTAGGTAACACAACAGAAGCAGCACAACTTTATAAACAAGCTGAACAAATAGCAATTAATTTGTATTTCTATGTATACACGCAAATGCCAAATGCATATTGGGTAATTAAACCATATATGCACGGATTTAATAATCAGATAAGCTATGAAGAGAACCCAATGATAGGAGGAGCAGCAGATTCTCTATATTACTGGTGGGTTAAAGGATAA
- a CDS encoding 50S ribosomal protein L37e, whose protein sequence is MTKGTPSMGLHSKGKTHIVCRRCGRRAFNVSKGYCAACGFGKSKRIRKYSWQNKKVNRIRIV, encoded by the coding sequence ATGACAAAAGGAACACCTTCAATGGGATTGCATAGCAAAGGTAAAACACATATAGTATGCAGGAGATGCGGAAGAAGAGCATTTAATGTATCAAAGGGCTATTGTGCAGCATGTGGTTTTGGTAAAAGTAAAAGGATAAGAAAATATAGTTGGCAAAATAAAAAGGTTAACAGAATTAGAATAGTATAA
- a CDS encoding TrmB family transcriptional regulator: protein MGEDLEKIKNKIKETLKLNKYETNAYFTLLKLGKSRPTDIAKNSNIPIQRIYDVLKSLEKKGLITTKDQIYYEILEPSLSFQTIAQNLIADANIKAREIENIGQFLSGITTIKTIDEIKIIYGVKETIGNTITYVKNCNEKPYFMVYKVLDKLLDLWPLLYEIISTTKNGAYLLLPYDAKIGEKYIEESKKHNFEIIKSRAVFMDLYVGCKTVIIGLPSKIYEVISIVINNEEFSNALKERMREIINKF from the coding sequence ATGGGTGAAGATTTAGAAAAAATTAAAAATAAAATCAAAGAGACTTTAAAATTAAATAAATATGAAACAAATGCATATTTTACATTGTTAAAACTTGGAAAATCGAGACCAACTGATATAGCAAAAAATTCCAACATACCAATTCAAAGAATATATGATGTGCTGAAAAGCTTGGAAAAAAAGGGATTAATAACGACAAAGGATCAAATATATTATGAAATTCTAGAACCCTCATTATCTTTTCAAACAATTGCCCAAAATTTAATAGCTGATGCAAATATTAAAGCAAGGGAAATAGAAAACATAGGCCAATTCTTGTCAGGTATTACAACTATTAAGACGATTGATGAAATAAAAATAATATATGGAGTTAAGGAAACCATAGGAAATACAATAACATACGTCAAAAATTGTAATGAAAAACCATATTTTATGGTTTATAAAGTTCTTGATAAACTGCTTGATCTTTGGCCATTATTATATGAAATAATTTCAACAACCAAAAATGGAGCTTATCTTCTACTTCCTTATGATGCAAAAATCGGTGAAAAATATATTGAAGAATCGAAAAAACATAACTTTGAAATAATTAAGAGCAGGGCAGTATTTATGGACCTTTATGTAGGATGCAAAACAGTTATAATTGGATTACCTAGCAAAATTTATGAAGTTATAAGCATTGTTATAAATAACGAAGAATTTTCAAATGCACTTAAAGAAAGAATGAGAGAAATAATTAACAAATTTTAA
- the xerA gene encoding site-specific tyrosine recombinase/integron integrase, translating into MSKIDLPKIKSNISSIKEAFNLFIKSMEVSGASPLTIKSYKVAIQNFINFIGENKRIDEINYDIYANWINYLKKNMSKRTKRNYEATIHYYSIFVRRFLNWIGTDQELPIMSLRRQTFSEALTWEEVTKLISSVRDLDDLLIVSILSETGLRVRELLNLTWDDINLDTGQIRVIGKYNKERIVFIGPLSRQALIEAYNLYGNKRKNIIDLTYQAVYKRLKSLAVRAGLDPRKVRPHIIRHTFATEALRRGMSLPALQRLLGHSDIKITQLYLHLVNDDVRREYNRLFSQQNYIQDNNAFQPYYINPQSYNKGKGFAGI; encoded by the coding sequence TTGTCAAAAATTGATTTACCTAAAATAAAATCTAACATATCTAGCATTAAAGAAGCATTTAATTTATTCATAAAAAGCATGGAAGTTTCTGGAGCTTCTCCATTAACTATAAAATCCTATAAAGTTGCAATACAAAATTTTATTAATTTTATAGGAGAAAATAAAAGAATTGACGAAATTAATTATGATATTTACGCTAATTGGATTAATTATTTAAAGAAAAATATGTCTAAGAGAACTAAGAGAAATTATGAAGCAACTATACATTATTATTCCATTTTTGTTAGAAGATTCCTAAACTGGATTGGAACTGATCAAGAATTGCCAATAATGTCATTAAGGAGGCAAACATTTAGCGAAGCATTAACTTGGGAAGAAGTAACAAAATTAATTTCATCTGTTAGGGATTTAGATGATTTGCTAATAGTTTCAATATTATCCGAAACAGGTCTAAGAGTTAGAGAACTTTTGAATTTAACTTGGGATGATATAAATTTAGATACAGGTCAAATTAGGGTTATAGGTAAATATAATAAAGAAAGAATAGTTTTCATAGGTCCTTTAAGTAGACAGGCTTTAATAGAGGCATATAATCTATATGGAAACAAGAGAAAGAATATCATAGATTTAACTTATCAAGCCGTTTATAAGAGATTAAAGAGTTTAGCTGTAAGAGCAGGATTAGATCCAAGAAAAGTTAGGCCTCACATAATAAGACATACTTTTGCTACTGAAGCGTTAAGAAGAGGTATGAGTTTACCTGCATTGCAAAGATTGCTAGGACATAGCGATATAAAAATTACACAACTTTATTTGCATCTAGTAAATGATGATGTTAGGAGAGAATATAATAGATTATTTTCACAACAAAATTATATTCAAGATAATAATGCATTTCAACCTTACTATATTAATCCTCAATCATATAATAAAGGTAAAGGCTTTGCTGGCATTTAA
- a CDS encoding M24 family metallopeptidase, translating to MFCLEGRWDKNKEKLKSLLDKYNLDVLILTGKENIIYSTGIRDPTEVLILSNKCPDYLLTSTLDYFRMLSRAPKDISLKAFYRPGEKGTEPPIPKSDLVEGGLIDAIKLISSQCGNKIAADLQWANYTIGNYLNEQLKIQDLSNDIIKIREIKDDWEVEFITNSINASEKALRDALNVLESNPSENEVEAVFYSSLMNQNAWGEAFPTIVGFYENTALPHYNPGNVRLQKPGPVLIDFGANMNGYLSDMTRSLWFGEGGKEYKKLIETVAEAQSEAIDSIKPGVEAWEPDKAARLVFDRENITRYFNHGLGHGVGVEIHEAPYLRPNSKEILEPGMIVTVEPGIYYPGLYGVRIEDMVYITKNKARLITKFSRIL from the coding sequence GTGTTTTGTTTGGAAGGTAGATGGGATAAAAACAAAGAAAAGTTGAAATCTCTTTTAGATAAATATAATTTGGATGTCCTTATATTAACTGGGAAGGAAAACATAATTTATTCAACAGGTATAAGGGATCCTACAGAAGTATTAATATTATCAAATAAGTGTCCTGATTATCTGCTTACATCAACTCTAGATTATTTCAGAATGCTTAGTAGAGCTCCAAAAGATATTTCATTAAAGGCATTTTATAGACCAGGAGAAAAAGGAACAGAACCTCCAATTCCCAAATCAGATTTAGTGGAAGGGGGTTTAATTGATGCAATAAAGCTCATATCTTCTCAATGTGGAAATAAGATAGCAGCTGATTTGCAATGGGCAAATTATACTATAGGAAATTATTTAAATGAACAATTAAAAATTCAGGACTTAAGTAATGATATTATAAAAATAAGAGAAATTAAAGATGATTGGGAAGTTGAATTCATAACAAATTCTATTAATGCCTCTGAAAAAGCATTAAGGGATGCATTAAATGTATTAGAATCTAATCCTTCGGAAAACGAAGTAGAAGCAGTATTTTATTCATCCCTTATGAATCAAAATGCTTGGGGTGAGGCATTTCCAACAATAGTTGGATTTTATGAAAATACAGCATTACCTCACTATAATCCTGGTAATGTTAGATTGCAAAAACCAGGGCCTGTTCTTATAGATTTTGGAGCAAATATGAACGGGTATTTAAGCGATATGACAAGATCTCTATGGTTTGGCGAAGGAGGTAAAGAATATAAAAAATTAATTGAAACTGTTGCTGAAGCACAATCAGAGGCTATAGATTCTATAAAGCCTGGTGTTGAGGCGTGGGAGCCTGATAAAGCTGCGAGGCTTGTCTTTGATAGAGAAAATATTACAAGATATTTCAATCATGGCTTAGGTCATGGAGTAGGTGTTGAAATTCATGAAGCCCCATATTTAAGGCCAAACTCTAAAGAAATATTAGAACCAGGAATGATTGTAACAGTTGAACCCGGGATATATTATCCAGGCTTGTATGGAGTTAGAATTGAAGATATGGTTTATATTACCAAAAATAAAGCCAGGTTAATAACTAAGTTTTCAAGGATTTTATAA
- a CDS encoding LSm family protein: MSENSHLQANTFKAMADYLNSSVLVKMKGNREVKGILTSYDQHLNLILEKAEELEGKVSRPLGLVLLRGDNVIAVSPAG; this comes from the coding sequence ATGTCAGAGAACTCGCATTTACAAGCAAATACGTTTAAGGCAATGGCAGATTACTTGAATTCAAGCGTATTAGTTAAAATGAAAGGGAATAGAGAAGTAAAGGGAATATTAACAAGTTATGATCAGCATTTAAATTTAATTTTAGAAAAGGCAGAAGAACTCGAAGGAAAAGTTTCAAGACCATTGGGTTTGGTTCTTCTCAGAGGAGATAATGTAATAGCAGTAAGTCCAGCAGGGTGA
- a CDS encoding DsrE family protein has protein sequence MKEVKAVFHINEDSQETLKNLFSSIYNLIDSLKGSEIKVEVIITDRGIINFMKGNMDKYTYETINELLGSGVKFNVCNISLRSLGIPYNDLVEGLNLVESGIVKIIDLVNSGYVYIKP, from the coding sequence ATGAAGGAAGTTAAGGCAGTATTTCATATAAATGAAGATAGTCAAGAAACTTTAAAGAACCTATTTTCAAGCATTTATAATTTAATTGATTCATTAAAAGGATCAGAAATTAAGGTTGAGGTTATTATAACTGATAGGGGGATAATTAATTTCATGAAGGGTAACATGGATAAATATACTTATGAGACAATAAATGAACTCCTAGGATCAGGGGTTAAATTTAATGTTTGTAATATATCATTAAGATCCTTAGGAATCCCTTATAATGATTTAGTAGAAGGTCTAAATTTAGTTGAATCTGGAATAGTTAAAATAATAGATCTTGTTAATAGTGGTTATGTGTATATAAAACCTTAA
- a CDS encoding PadR family transcriptional regulator produces MSFWEWRRRSQPRWAKAWRHRGWLRPMIISLLYKKPLNGVELMNEIELLTNGIWRPSPGSLYPIINELISEGLVFKNQYGKYELTNEGKEFAKATLTAFYLSPDPNYIIDRITDLLNFLESLEKENREIIKSNKDKLISIKNKIENILRYTDSS; encoded by the coding sequence ATGTCATTTTGGGAGTGGAGAAGAAGATCTCAACCAAGATGGGCAAAGGCATGGAGACATAGAGGATGGCTACGCCCAATGATAATTTCTTTGCTATACAAAAAACCCTTAAATGGAGTGGAGCTAATGAATGAAATAGAATTATTGACCAATGGAATTTGGAGGCCCTCCCCAGGTAGTTTATATCCTATAATAAATGAGCTTATTAGCGAAGGGTTAGTTTTTAAAAATCAGTATGGAAAATATGAATTAACAAATGAAGGCAAAGAATTTGCAAAAGCTACCTTAACTGCTTTCTATTTATCACCAGATCCAAATTATATAATTGATAGAATTACAGATTTACTAAACTTTCTTGAAAGCTTAGAAAAAGAAAATAGGGAAATAATCAAATCTAATAAAGATAAATTAATCTCAATTAAAAATAAAATTGAAAATATATTAAGATATACAGATAGTTCTTAG
- a CDS encoding TFIIB-type zinc ribbon-containing protein: MINIKCPYCGSHRLAWSNETGYLVCQNCGAVLQSLIDDNAYHIDKSAKDNKTNYFRIYHSSENSIDKKLEKSIKKGKFFEVDLTGKVHISSIIDKKLEKLKNSDKFKLSYEILKNYPILKSRTKRNQYAIALYALYRSYGYSIEKSIMLVSKELGVSKLSLKSIIRKNKNIINKYEIEVRRSFLNKK, encoded by the coding sequence ATGATTAATATAAAATGCCCATATTGTGGATCTCATAGATTAGCGTGGAGCAATGAAACAGGATACCTAGTATGCCAAAATTGTGGTGCAGTTTTGCAATCTCTTATCGATGATAATGCATATCATATTGATAAAAGCGCAAAAGATAACAAAACAAATTATTTTAGGATTTATCATAGTAGTGAAAATTCCATAGATAAAAAATTGGAAAAATCTATAAAAAAAGGTAAATTCTTTGAAGTAGATCTAACGGGTAAAGTTCATATATCATCAATTATTGATAAAAAATTGGAAAAATTAAAAAATTCAGATAAATTTAAACTCTCTTATGAAATTTTAAAAAATTATCCTATCTTAAAATCTAGAACTAAAAGAAATCAATATGCAATTGCATTATATGCATTATATAGATCATATGGTTATTCAATAGAAAAATCTATTATGTTAGTTTCAAAAGAGTTGGGTGTATCTAAATTATCATTAAAAAGTATAATTAGAAAAAACAAGAATATAATAAATAAATATGAGATTGAGGTTAGAAGAAGTTTTTTAAATAAAAAATGA
- a CDS encoding isoaspartyl peptidase/L-asparaginase, producing MSEPIIVVHAGAGTWKNVEDINQIVDILKESLEAGYNSYKNGNCLDMVTSAIEVMENSGILNAGLGSTLDYVGNVTMDAGIVNGNSLKAGAVAAVTYPKNPIKLARFVLEKTPHLLIAGQYADKLAKKINLEKHPGPSKNSIYLWNKLKNNPNVENFVLERINAAKQIGYDTVGSVAIDKDGCLSAGVSTGGVSLKLPGRVGDSPIFGAGYYANKKIAVAATGIGEVIMTTLLSYKVSEIYEINGNLMESMNNVIEYINKGFGKDVVGIIGIDYKKNVYGIYNTEAMPWGYITLDKKIVIKGLPNM from the coding sequence ATGTCGGAGCCAATAATTGTAGTTCATGCAGGTGCAGGTACATGGAAGAATGTTGAAGATATAAATCAAATAGTTGATATTTTGAAAGAATCATTAGAAGCAGGTTATAATTCATATAAAAATGGAAATTGTTTGGATATGGTTACAAGTGCTATAGAAGTTATGGAAAACTCAGGAATATTAAATGCTGGACTAGGCAGTACTTTAGATTATGTTGGTAATGTAACAATGGATGCGGGAATTGTTAATGGGAATTCGTTAAAAGCAGGAGCAGTTGCAGCAGTAACCTATCCAAAAAATCCAATTAAATTGGCCAGATTTGTTTTAGAAAAAACTCCTCATTTACTCATAGCCGGGCAATACGCAGATAAACTAGCTAAAAAAATTAATCTTGAAAAACACCCAGGTCCTTCAAAGAATTCTATTTATTTATGGAACAAATTAAAAAATAATCCAAATGTTGAGAATTTTGTTTTAGAAAGGATAAACGCTGCAAAACAAATTGGCTATGATACTGTTGGTTCAGTTGCGATTGATAAGGATGGTTGCCTTTCAGCAGGAGTTAGTACTGGAGGGGTAAGCTTAAAATTACCTGGTAGGGTAGGAGATAGCCCAATCTTTGGAGCTGGATATTATGCAAATAAAAAAATTGCAGTAGCTGCAACAGGTATTGGAGAAGTTATAATGACTACTCTCCTTTCATATAAGGTTTCTGAAATTTATGAGATAAATGGTAATTTAATGGAATCGATGAACAATGTTATTGAATATATAAACAAAGGTTTTGGAAAGGATGTAGTTGGAATTATAGGAATAGATTATAAGAAAAATGTATATGGAATATATAATACCGAGGCAATGCCATGGGGTTATATTACGCTAGACAAGAAAATAGTAATTAAGGGACTTCCTAATATGTAG
- a CDS encoding GTPase has protein sequence MKETIMDPAEIVKEIQIPLYDEIMEKIKSRYSKKGGKQYEKEIKSIELIYNIINSKTESIVELEKMLKKLHNFYWGLIEANYDKKKIFESIECIKKSRFFVRKFWVDYRNKILASDTPKEMRMLSREARGRMISSIKKCSKSLEYLRNLVITIMSFPGLDPSRKTLIIAGPPNAGKSTIVSSITNANTKVASYPFTTKEIIIGHLEYDKNNVIQIVDTPGLLDRSINEMNEIEKKAISALTHLDGIIIFILDPSKDAYMPLEEQFNIINNIKKLIINKKIILIINKIDLLNDNELKALDHLLNEYLEKLNIKEFYKISALDKKILLNTINNIVKSSLLVS, from the coding sequence TTGAAAGAAACTATTATGGATCCAGCGGAAATAGTGAAGGAAATTCAAATACCATTATATGATGAAATAATGGAGAAAATTAAATCTAGGTACTCAAAAAAAGGAGGTAAACAATATGAAAAAGAAATAAAATCAATAGAGCTCATTTATAATATAATAAATTCAAAAACTGAATCAATAGTTGAATTAGAAAAAATGTTGAAAAAGCTACATAATTTTTATTGGGGACTAATTGAGGCAAACTATGATAAGAAAAAAATTTTTGAATCAATTGAATGTATCAAAAAATCTAGATTTTTTGTAAGAAAATTTTGGGTTGATTATAGAAACAAAATTTTAGCATCGGATACCCCTAAAGAAATGAGAATGCTTTCTAGAGAAGCTAGGGGTAGAATGATTTCTTCGATAAAAAAATGCAGTAAATCATTAGAATATCTTAGAAATCTTGTTATAACTATCATGTCATTTCCTGGTCTTGATCCTTCTAGAAAAACGCTTATTATCGCAGGTCCTCCAAATGCAGGAAAATCAACAATAGTATCATCAATTACAAATGCAAACACCAAGGTAGCCTCATATCCATTTACAACAAAAGAAATCATTATTGGTCATTTAGAATATGACAAAAATAACGTAATCCAAATAGTTGATACTCCAGGACTTTTAGATAGAAGCATTAATGAAATGAATGAAATTGAGAAAAAAGCAATAAGTGCGCTTACTCATCTAGATGGTATTATAATTTTTATCTTAGATCCTTCTAAAGATGCGTACATGCCCCTTGAGGAACAATTTAATATTATAAATAACATAAAAAAATTAATTATAAATAAAAAAATTATATTAATTATAAATAAAATAGATCTGCTAAATGATAATGAATTAAAAGCATTAGATCATTTATTAAATGAATACCTTGAAAAATTAAACATAAAAGAATTCTATAAAATAAGTGCATTAGATAAAAAAATTTTATTAAATACTATTAATAATATAGTTAAATCCAGCCTCTTAGTTTCATAG